ATGTCTTGGCTATGATTGAAGAATCTAAGGATAGCCCTTATCTCGAAGGATTGGATTTGGAAAGTTAGAAAGAGGAATAAAGAAATGACAAAAAGAATACCTAATTTACAAGTTGCATTAGATCATTCAGACTTGCAAGGAGCGATTAAAGCAGCTGTTTCTGTTGGTCAGGAAGTAGATATTATCGAAGCTGGAACTGTTTGCTTGCTTCAAGTTGGAAGTGAACTGGTTGAAGTCTTGCGTAGCCTTTTCCCGGATAAGATTATTGTGGCAGACACAAAATGTGCTGATGCTGGTGGAACAGTTGCTAAAAATAATGCGGTTCGTGGAGCAGACTGGATGACTTGTATCTGTTGTGCAACCATCCCTACTATGGAAGCAGCTCTAAAGGCTATCAAGACTGAACGAGGAGAACGAGGCGAAATCCAGATCGAGCTTTATGGCGATTGGACTTTTGAACAAGCTCAGCTTTGGCTAGATGCAGGTATCTCACAAGCTATTTATCACCAATCTCGTGATGCTCTTCTTGCTGGTGAAACTTGGGGTGAAAAAGACCTTAATAAGGTTAAAAAACTCATTGACATGGGCTTCCGTGTATCTGTAACAGGTGGTCTAGATGTAGATACTCTCAAACTCTTTGAAGGTGTTGATGTCTTTACCTTTATCGCAGGTCGTGGAATTACAGAGGCTGTGGATCCAGCAGGAGCAGCGCGTGCCTTCAAGGATGAAATCAAACGAATTTGGGGGTAAACTATGGTACGTCCAATTGGAATTTATGAAAAGGCAACCCCGATACACTTTACTTGGCTAGAACGTTTAAATTTTGCAAAGAAGTTAGGCTTTGATTTTGTCGAGATGTCTATTGACGAACGTGATGAGCGTTTAGCAAGACTTGACTGGAGTAAGGAAGAACGCTTGGAAGTTGTCAAAGCAATCTATGAAACTGGTGTTCGTATTCCTTCTATCTGTTTTTCAGGCCATCGTCGCTACCCATTGGGATCAAATGATCCAGTTCTAGAGGAAAAATCTCTAGAACTCATGAAAAAATGTATCGAATTAGCCCAAGATTTGGGAGTTCGTACGATTCAATTAGCTGGTTACGACGTTTACTATGAGGAAAAGTCACCCCAGACACGCCAACGTTTTATCAAAAATTTGAGAAAAGCCTGTGACTGGGCTGAAGAAGCTCAGGTGGTACTTG
Above is a genomic segment from Streptococcus mitis containing:
- the ulaD gene encoding 3-keto-L-gulonate-6-phosphate decarboxylase (catalyzes the formation of L-xylulose-5-phosphate from 3-keto-L-gulonate-6-phosphate in anaerobic L-ascorbate utilization), with the protein product MTKRIPNLQVALDHSDLQGAIKAAVSVGQEVDIIEAGTVCLLQVGSELVEVLRSLFPDKIIVADTKCADAGGTVAKNNAVRGADWMTCICCATIPTMEAALKAIKTERGERGEIQIELYGDWTFEQAQLWLDAGISQAIYHQSRDALLAGETWGEKDLNKVKKLIDMGFRVSVTGGLDVDTLKLFEGVDVFTFIAGRGITEAVDPAGAARAFKDEIKRIWG
- a CDS encoding xylulose 5-phosphate 3-epimerase → MVRPIGIYEKATPIHFTWLERLNFAKKLGFDFVEMSIDERDERLARLDWSKEERLEVVKAIYETGVRIPSICFSGHRRYPLGSNDPVLEEKSLELMKKCIELAQDLGVRTIQLAGYDVYYEEKSPQTRQRFIKNLRKACDWAEEAQVVLAIEIMDDSFINSIEKYLSVEKEIDSPYLFVYPDIGNVSAWHNDVYSEFYLGHHAIAALHLKDTYAVTENSKGQFRDVPFGQGCVKWEEAFDILKQTNYNGPFLIEMWSENCETVEETRAAIQEAQAFLYPLIKKAGLM